A single region of the Acidobacteriaceae bacterium genome encodes:
- a CDS encoding D-alanine--D-alanine ligase family protein, translated as MARKKLRVGVLFGGRSGEHDVSLRSARSILKAMDRKMYDVVELGITRQGRWLTGSAAEHLLASGEQARGEADRDAGITLAAAAAEPGARTGLDIVFPVLHGTFGEDGTIQGLLELADVAYVGSGVLGSSAGMDKDAMKRLFMAAGLPITPHVTILRSEWRADAKRATRAIEKALTYPLFVKPANLGSSVGISKVHGRAELGPAMDLAAGFDRKIVVEQGVGGPGVKPRELEVAVLGNDAPEASVVGEIVPAKEFYDYEAKYELSGPDESVSIIPAKLTKAEEKKIRAMAIEAFRACDCAGLARVDFLMAPGAKGKPSEIVLNEINTMPGFTSISMYPKLWAASGLAYPKLIDRLIQLGMERHREKLETQFSR; from the coding sequence ATGGCTCGCAAGAAACTACGCGTTGGTGTTCTGTTTGGTGGCCGCAGCGGTGAGCACGATGTCTCATTGCGCTCGGCGCGCTCCATCCTCAAAGCAATGGACCGAAAGATGTACGACGTGGTGGAGCTTGGCATCACCAGACAAGGCCGCTGGCTGACCGGCAGCGCCGCCGAACACTTGCTCGCGAGCGGAGAGCAGGCCCGTGGGGAGGCCGACAGAGATGCAGGCATCACGCTGGCCGCGGCGGCGGCTGAGCCCGGAGCGCGCACCGGCCTGGACATCGTCTTCCCCGTGCTGCACGGAACTTTTGGTGAAGACGGCACGATCCAGGGCCTGCTCGAGCTGGCGGATGTCGCGTACGTCGGCTCGGGTGTGCTGGGCTCGTCTGCCGGCATGGATAAGGACGCGATGAAGCGGCTGTTTATGGCCGCTGGTCTGCCGATCACGCCGCACGTGACCATCCTGCGCAGCGAATGGCGCGCCGACGCGAAGCGCGCGACCAGGGCAATCGAGAAGGCGCTGACCTATCCGTTGTTCGTGAAGCCGGCGAACCTCGGCAGCTCCGTCGGGATCAGCAAGGTGCACGGCCGCGCCGAGCTTGGTCCCGCGATGGACCTGGCCGCAGGCTTCGACCGCAAGATCGTCGTCGAGCAGGGTGTCGGCGGCCCGGGAGTGAAGCCGCGCGAGCTCGAGGTCGCGGTGCTGGGCAACGATGCGCCGGAGGCCAGCGTCGTGGGCGAGATCGTTCCGGCGAAGGAATTCTACGACTACGAAGCCAAGTACGAGCTCTCCGGTCCCGACGAGAGCGTGAGCATCATCCCTGCGAAGTTGACCAAGGCTGAAGAGAAGAAGATCCGTGCGATGGCGATCGAGGCCTTCCGGGCCTGCGACTGCGCCGGTCTGGCGCGAGTCGACTTCCTCATGGCCCCTGGCGCGAAAGGCAAGCCCTCGGAGATTGTGCTGAACGAGATCAACACCATGCCGGGCTTCACCTCGATCAGCATGTACCCGAAGTTGTGGGCGGCGAGCGGGCTGGCCTATCCAAAGCTCATCGACCGCCTGATCCAGCTCGGCATGGAGCGCCACCGCGAAAAACTCGAGACGCAGTTCAGCCGCTGA